The following are encoded together in the Tripterygium wilfordii isolate XIE 37 chromosome 18, ASM1340144v1, whole genome shotgun sequence genome:
- the LOC119984348 gene encoding peroxisomal membrane protein PEX14-like isoform X2 — protein MATLSSPPPNPADDKPQNQDILQPKYDVQQNSSTEDAQQNSTASMFVNSEPMREEQVQNAVKFLSHPKVRGSPVIYRRSFLEKKGLTKEEIDEAFRRVPDPPPSAQATSTNQDGQVKPISNVQPQAPIQTLQPAAAAPTRIISSVGTLAQSRFHWYHAILAVGVLAISGAGTAVLIKNALVPRLKSWIRKVVLEEDDDPVKKLNAKPSLAEETAVAAKAAAAAAADVAKASQEMLSSKNEEKRYFEEFMNLLDVQVKEMKSMSVAVRKLEEQANNPGNASIFDQEDHRAVSTMSSKQSYANGKADFNSRSVGSSFPPASTEPSVAPHPKSYMEPWDVGQAQNSSNQVLQSQVSAEGLNSNLQYNGLSYQLDGESSVPWRQQKSARITEIENEDELKAGPYGARTNEQRVQRSWVPPQPPPIVMPEAAEAIRRPKSAVQNEQSADDQSASRPDDAADELQRVTKISESGGVLKINGEGSGLNSTEIQVE, from the exons ATATTTTACAACCAAAATATGATGTTCAGCAAAACTCAAGTACAGAGGACGCCCAACAGAATTCCACAGCATCTATGTTTGTGAACTCAGAACCAATGCGGGAAGAGCAAGTGCAGAATGCTGTAAAATTTCTTTCTCATCCAAAGGTTAGGGGTTCTCCTGTTATATATAGGCGATCGTTTCTTGAGAAGAAGGGCCTTACAAAGGAGGAGATAGATGAAGCTTTTCGACGTGTTCCT GATCCACCTCCTAGTGCTCAAGCAACTAGTACAAACCAAG ATGGACAGGTCAAGCCAATTTCAAACGTTCAACCACAAGCCCCAATACAAACTCTGCAGCCTGCAGCAGCTGCACCTACTCGTATAATTTCCTCAGTGGGGACCTTAGCACAGTCTCGGTTTCACTGGTATCATGCTATTCTTGCCGTTGGCGTCTTGGCGATTTCAGGAGCTGGAACAGCCGTCTTAATTAAG AATGCTCTGGTCCCCAGGTTGAAATCTTGGATACGTAAGGTTGTCTTGGAGGAAGATGATGATCCTGTGAAAAAATTAAATGCAAAACCAAGTTTGGCAGAAGAAACAGCTGTGGCGGCAAAAGCTGCTGCAGCTGCAGCAGCTGATGTGGCAAAGGCAAGCCAGGAAATGTTAAGTTCCAAAAATGAAG AGAAGAGATACTTTGAGGAATTTATGAATCTTTTAGATGTGCAAGTAAAGGAAATGAAGTCTATGAGTGTTGCCGTACGGAAATTGGAAG AACAAGCAAATAATCCTGGAAATGCATCTATCTTTGATCAAGAAGATCATAGAGCTGTCTCAACCATGAGTTCAAAG CAATCATATGCGAATGGCAAGGCAGATTTTAACTCACGCTCAG TCGGATCTTCCTTCCCACCTGCATCTACAGAACCCTCTGTCGCACCTCACCCAAAATCATACATGGAG CCTTGGGATGTTGGTCAGGCCCAAAATAGCTCCAACCAAGTACTTCAATCTCAAGTGAGTGCAGAAGGCTTGAATTCGAATTTACAATACAATGGGCTGAGCTATCAGTTGGATGGTGAGAGCTCAGTGCCCTGGAGGCAGCAAAAGAGTGCCAGAATCACTGAGATTGAAAACGAAGATGAACTCAAGGCTGGACCTTATGGTGCACGAACTAACGAGCAACGAGTCCAGCGTTCATGGGTTCCTCCCCAGCCACCCCCCATTGTCATGCCTGAAGCAGCTGAAGCAATCCGACGGCCAAAATCAGCTGTCCAGAACGAACAATCAGCAGATGATCAGTCTGCATCCCGTCCTGACGATGCAGCTGATGAGTTGCAAAGAGTGACAAAAATATCTGAATCCGGAGGTGTTCTGAAGATCAATGGGGAGGGGTCTGGATTGAATTCAACTGAGATACAAGTAGAATAG
- the LOC119984348 gene encoding peroxisomal membrane protein PEX14-like isoform X1 produces MATLSSPPPNPADDKPQNQDILQPKYDVQQNSSTEDAQQNSTASMFVNSEPMREEQVQNAVKFLSHPKVRGSPVIYRRSFLEKKGLTKEEIDEAFRRVPDPPPSAQATSTNQDGQVKPISNVQPQAPIQTLQPAAAAPTRIISSVGTLAQSRFHWYHAILAVGVLAISGAGTAVLIKNALVPRLKSWIRKVVLEEDDDPVKKLNAKPSLAEETAVAAKAAAAAAADVAKASQEMLSSKNEEKRYFEEFMNLLDVQVKEMKSMSVAVRKLEEQANNPGNASIFDQEDHRAVSTMSSKQSYANGKADFNSRSVGSSFPPASTEPSVAPHPKSYMEIMAMIQRGEKPPNIRDINDQPPNPNQQIPNPRIAPRTKPWDVGQAQNSSNQVLQSQVSAEGLNSNLQYNGLSYQLDGESSVPWRQQKSARITEIENEDELKAGPYGARTNEQRVQRSWVPPQPPPIVMPEAAEAIRRPKSAVQNEQSADDQSASRPDDAADELQRVTKISESGGVLKINGEGSGLNSTEIQVE; encoded by the exons ATATTTTACAACCAAAATATGATGTTCAGCAAAACTCAAGTACAGAGGACGCCCAACAGAATTCCACAGCATCTATGTTTGTGAACTCAGAACCAATGCGGGAAGAGCAAGTGCAGAATGCTGTAAAATTTCTTTCTCATCCAAAGGTTAGGGGTTCTCCTGTTATATATAGGCGATCGTTTCTTGAGAAGAAGGGCCTTACAAAGGAGGAGATAGATGAAGCTTTTCGACGTGTTCCT GATCCACCTCCTAGTGCTCAAGCAACTAGTACAAACCAAG ATGGACAGGTCAAGCCAATTTCAAACGTTCAACCACAAGCCCCAATACAAACTCTGCAGCCTGCAGCAGCTGCACCTACTCGTATAATTTCCTCAGTGGGGACCTTAGCACAGTCTCGGTTTCACTGGTATCATGCTATTCTTGCCGTTGGCGTCTTGGCGATTTCAGGAGCTGGAACAGCCGTCTTAATTAAG AATGCTCTGGTCCCCAGGTTGAAATCTTGGATACGTAAGGTTGTCTTGGAGGAAGATGATGATCCTGTGAAAAAATTAAATGCAAAACCAAGTTTGGCAGAAGAAACAGCTGTGGCGGCAAAAGCTGCTGCAGCTGCAGCAGCTGATGTGGCAAAGGCAAGCCAGGAAATGTTAAGTTCCAAAAATGAAG AGAAGAGATACTTTGAGGAATTTATGAATCTTTTAGATGTGCAAGTAAAGGAAATGAAGTCTATGAGTGTTGCCGTACGGAAATTGGAAG AACAAGCAAATAATCCTGGAAATGCATCTATCTTTGATCAAGAAGATCATAGAGCTGTCTCAACCATGAGTTCAAAG CAATCATATGCGAATGGCAAGGCAGATTTTAACTCACGCTCAG TCGGATCTTCCTTCCCACCTGCATCTACAGAACCCTCTGTCGCACCTCACCCAAAATCATACATGGAG ATCATGGCAATGATCCAGAGAGGGGAGAAGCCACCTAATATTAGA GACATAAATGATCAACCTCCAAATCCTAACCAGCAAATCCCTAATCCACGCATAGCACCTAGAACTAAG CCTTGGGATGTTGGTCAGGCCCAAAATAGCTCCAACCAAGTACTTCAATCTCAAGTGAGTGCAGAAGGCTTGAATTCGAATTTACAATACAATGGGCTGAGCTATCAGTTGGATGGTGAGAGCTCAGTGCCCTGGAGGCAGCAAAAGAGTGCCAGAATCACTGAGATTGAAAACGAAGATGAACTCAAGGCTGGACCTTATGGTGCACGAACTAACGAGCAACGAGTCCAGCGTTCATGGGTTCCTCCCCAGCCACCCCCCATTGTCATGCCTGAAGCAGCTGAAGCAATCCGACGGCCAAAATCAGCTGTCCAGAACGAACAATCAGCAGATGATCAGTCTGCATCCCGTCCTGACGATGCAGCTGATGAGTTGCAAAGAGTGACAAAAATATCTGAATCCGGAGGTGTTCTGAAGATCAATGGGGAGGGGTCTGGATTGAATTCAACTGAGATACAAGTAGAATAG